In Hasllibacter sp. MH4015, the following proteins share a genomic window:
- a CDS encoding CaiB/BaiF CoA-transferase family protein encodes MSEDRDPPLPLSGIRVVDFTHVLAGPACGYMLGLLGAEVIKVESPRGDAMRWRGGTDKAAAAEGRSTAWSTQAAGKRSVVLDLETPFGRDAMDRLLATADVLVENHLPQTLRTLGLTNLTDRFPRLIHCAMTGYGRGGEMENAPAYDVNIQAACGLMTMTGTAESGPLRTGAPVMDYGTALAAGFGVVSALLQRERTGRGAFLDVSMFDTAMVLMASAVTDMSATGHVPQPRGNAANSRSPSSGTFPCRSGLLSLGVNEEAQFEALARTVDRAVWLSDPRFTDRAARANHAEALEAELLDALSVEDASTWEHRLRKAGVAAAELRGLDDAVASPHAAARGLFHPLPSGASVPTLPFQIAGHGFAPAHPPRDLGADTDSLLHELGLSARAQGPDGSPD; translated from the coding sequence ATGAGCGAGGATCGCGATCCGCCCCTGCCACTCTCCGGCATCCGGGTCGTCGATTTCACCCATGTCCTTGCCGGGCCTGCCTGCGGCTACATGCTGGGGCTTCTGGGCGCGGAGGTCATCAAGGTCGAAAGCCCGCGCGGCGACGCGATGCGCTGGCGTGGCGGCACCGACAAGGCGGCAGCGGCGGAGGGGCGATCGACCGCCTGGTCGACACAGGCCGCAGGAAAAAGGTCGGTGGTGCTGGACCTTGAAACGCCGTTCGGGCGCGACGCGATGGACCGGCTTTTGGCCACGGCAGATGTGCTTGTCGAAAACCATCTTCCGCAGACCCTTCGCACCCTCGGCCTGACCAACCTGACCGACCGGTTTCCGCGCCTTATCCACTGTGCGATGACGGGTTATGGCCGTGGCGGCGAGATGGAGAATGCCCCTGCCTATGACGTGAATATTCAGGCAGCCTGCGGCCTGATGACCATGACCGGGACCGCCGAAAGCGGGCCGTTGCGCACGGGCGCGCCGGTGATGGATTACGGCACCGCACTCGCCGCCGGGTTCGGCGTCGTCTCTGCCCTGCTTCAGCGGGAGCGGACGGGGCGTGGCGCATTTCTGGACGTCTCCATGTTCGACACCGCGATGGTGCTGATGGCCTCGGCCGTGACAGACATGTCCGCCACGGGCCACGTACCGCAGCCTCGGGGCAACGCCGCCAACTCCCGCAGCCCGTCGTCGGGGACATTTCCCTGTCGCTCTGGCCTGCTGTCCTTGGGGGTGAACGAGGAAGCGCAGTTCGAGGCGCTGGCGCGGACCGTGGACCGGGCGGTCTGGCTGTCCGATCCGCGCTTCACCGACCGTGCGGCCCGCGCAAACCATGCCGAGGCGCTGGAGGCGGAGCTGCTGGACGCGCTAAGCGTGGAGGATGCCAGCACGTGGGAGCATCGGTTGCGCAAAGCGGGCGTCGCGGCGGCCGAATTGCGCGGGCTGGACGACGCAGTCGCCTCCCCCCATGCGGCGGCGCGGGGGCTGTTTCATCCGCTGCCTAGCGGTGCATCGGTTCCGACCTTGCCGTTCCAGATCGCCGGGCACGGCTTCGCCCCAGCCCACCCACCGCGCGACCTTGGCGCGGATACCGACAGCCTTCTGCACGAGCTTGGATTGAGCGCACGGGCGCAGGGGCCGGATGGTTCTCCAGATTAA
- a CDS encoding tripartite tricarboxylate transporter permease, with amino-acid sequence MIDAFNDLIGGFGMLFSDPQAIFFTLLAAFVGIIFGALPGLTASAAIAMLLPLSFYLGPLPALAFLYVIGKSGRYGGSIAAILFNTPGTAASAATMMDGHPMAKRGQPNRALRTATVASVFGDYTGEIILIFGAVWIAQYTRTFGPTEYFAIYLMAFVVIGSVVGKSITKGILSTILGALVALIGTDVITNTPRLTFGTQDLRDGMSLVPLLIGVFVISEIIIQAEKRGKETVIDAGLADDHRGDRLTLAEVRRLVPLMFRSSIMGSFIGMMPGLGSSVACFVAYGEEKRRAANSEQWGTGVIEGIAAPESANNAVSGPSMIPLLTLGVPGSTVAAVLIGVFLIHGIQVGPLLFSESNMIITDSGDFFSSRELVFALFAAGLVGIAAYGVMGFWGGPLIGKTIARIPPSYLYPFIFLTAVAASFSARASILDVAIALLFGVIGYAMRRTDFAPAAFVIAFVLARPMEESFRQALLLSDDGALIFLKEPVAGGFLAVGVLVLLARMIGQRRQRRANAQ; translated from the coding sequence ATGATAGACGCGTTCAATGACCTGATCGGCGGCTTCGGAATGCTCTTTTCCGATCCGCAGGCGATCTTCTTCACCCTGCTCGCGGCATTCGTCGGCATCATTTTCGGCGCGCTTCCGGGCCTGACGGCGAGTGCGGCCATCGCGATGCTGCTGCCGCTATCCTTCTACCTCGGGCCGCTGCCCGCGCTGGCGTTTCTCTACGTGATCGGGAAATCGGGGCGTTATGGCGGTTCTATCGCGGCGATCCTGTTCAACACGCCCGGCACGGCGGCCAGTGCGGCGACGATGATGGACGGGCACCCGATGGCCAAGCGCGGCCAGCCGAACCGCGCCCTGCGCACGGCAACTGTCGCCAGTGTCTTCGGGGATTACACGGGCGAGATCATCCTGATCTTCGGCGCCGTCTGGATCGCCCAATATACCCGCACATTCGGCCCGACCGAATATTTTGCGATCTACCTGATGGCCTTTGTCGTGATTGGATCGGTGGTGGGGAAATCCATTACCAAGGGCATCCTGTCCACAATCCTTGGCGCGCTTGTTGCCCTGATCGGCACGGACGTCATTACCAATACCCCGCGCCTGACCTTCGGAACCCAGGACCTGCGCGACGGGATGAGCCTCGTTCCCCTTCTGATCGGGGTATTCGTGATTTCGGAGATCATAATCCAGGCCGAAAAGCGCGGAAAGGAGACTGTGATCGACGCAGGGCTCGCCGATGACCATCGCGGCGACCGCCTGACACTTGCTGAGGTGCGGCGGCTGGTGCCGCTAATGTTCCGCTCGTCGATCATGGGATCGTTCATCGGCATGATGCCGGGGCTGGGCTCATCCGTGGCCTGTTTCGTGGCCTATGGCGAGGAAAAGCGCCGCGCCGCGAATTCCGAGCAATGGGGGACCGGCGTGATCGAGGGCATCGCGGCCCCGGAAAGCGCGAATAACGCCGTGTCGGGACCGTCGATGATCCCGCTTTTGACGCTGGGTGTGCCGGGCTCCACTGTGGCGGCAGTGCTGATCGGCGTGTTCTTGATCCACGGCATCCAGGTCGGCCCGCTCCTGTTCAGCGAAAGCAACATGATCATCACCGATAGCGGCGATTTCTTCTCGTCCCGCGAGCTGGTCTTCGCGTTGTTCGCCGCCGGTCTCGTGGGCATCGCCGCCTATGGCGTGATGGGCTTCTGGGGTGGGCCGCTGATTGGCAAGACCATTGCGCGGATTCCGCCAAGCTACCTCTATCCGTTCATTTTCCTGACGGCCGTGGCGGCCAGCTTCTCCGCCCGCGCGTCGATCCTCGACGTGGCTATCGCGCTTCTCTTCGGTGTGATCGGCTACGCGATGCGGCGCACCGATTTCGCACCGGCCGCATTCGTGATCGCCTTCGTCCTTGCGCGCCCGATGGAGGAGAGTTTTCGCCAGGCGCTCCTGCTGAGCGACGATGGTGCGCTTATTTTCCTGAAGGAGCCTGTGGCGGGCGGCTTCCTGGCCGTGGGCGTCCTTGTCCTGCTGGCCCGCATGATCGGCCAGCGCCGCCAGCGGCGGGCGAACGCGCAATGA
- a CDS encoding tripartite tricarboxylate transporter TctB family protein has product MTYRSRIDLGVAATVIAIGAVFAVEAWRIDPASYEAVGPRSVPVFLAVLMIALGAIIAIGAVAGGAPEEEAESFGFRNSDVRRVLSVIAVGAICTAIFWAAGYMVAMIVGTGLMLWVFGVRRPIILLLLPILAGIVYQFVFMGLMGLLDPRGELVDLRWLSRLITPGS; this is encoded by the coding sequence ATGACCTATCGCAGTCGCATCGACCTTGGTGTCGCCGCTACCGTCATCGCCATTGGTGCGGTCTTCGCGGTGGAGGCATGGCGCATCGACCCGGCCTCCTATGAGGCGGTGGGGCCGCGATCCGTGCCGGTCTTCTTGGCCGTCCTGATGATCGCGCTTGGGGCGATAATCGCCATCGGCGCTGTCGCTGGTGGCGCGCCGGAGGAGGAGGCCGAGAGCTTCGGTTTCCGCAACAGCGATGTGCGCCGGGTGCTGTCGGTGATCGCCGTCGGTGCGATCTGTACCGCGATCTTCTGGGCGGCAGGATACATGGTGGCGATGATCGTCGGGACCGGCCTGATGCTATGGGTTTTCGGGGTGCGGCGGCCGATCATCCTGCTGCTCCTGCCGATCCTGGCCGGTATCGTCTACCAATTCGTATTTATGGGTCTGATGGGCCTGCTCGATCCGCGGGGGGAGCTTGTGGACCTGCGCTGGCTGTCGCGCCTGATCACGCCGGGGTCCTGA
- a CDS encoding tripartite tricarboxylate transporter substrate binding protein, with amino-acid sequence MKTFLLSTAIALTATAAFADYPERPVRLIVGFSAGGGTDTSARGFGSFAAEAPSMNGMPMVIVNQPGGSGLQAAQTVAEADADGYTLYIINNGTLSGSSLSTPEAEFDPRESLVNLGCVTQLVTGLQIPAEHPAQTAAEWVEMVRDSGETVRWSTSGAATMHAVVGHLFMNANGIDHQVVPFRGGSNARNALVADDVTASFNGNQLVSGFEDDIRVLGVPSLERDPANPDVPTFAEQGLDALNVTGPMCLYGPVGLPDEVMEDVSAAVAAVVELEGFGRFMGRSGLAAMHLTPEDGAENLNRLMETFEPVIAEIAAAQE; translated from the coding sequence ATGAAGACTTTTCTGCTTTCCACGGCTATCGCGCTGACCGCAACGGCGGCCTTCGCCGACTATCCCGAACGTCCGGTTCGGCTTATCGTCGGCTTCTCGGCGGGCGGCGGCACCGACACATCCGCGCGGGGCTTCGGCTCCTTCGCGGCAGAGGCACCAAGCATGAACGGCATGCCGATGGTGATCGTGAACCAGCCCGGCGGTTCGGGCCTGCAAGCCGCCCAGACCGTCGCCGAGGCGGACGCGGACGGCTATACGCTCTACATCATCAACAATGGCACGCTGTCGGGCAGTTCGCTTTCGACGCCAGAGGCGGAGTTCGACCCGCGCGAGAGCCTGGTGAACCTGGGCTGTGTGACGCAGCTTGTCACCGGCCTGCAAATCCCTGCCGAACATCCCGCACAGACGGCTGCGGAATGGGTGGAGATGGTGCGCGACAGCGGTGAGACCGTGCGCTGGTCCACCTCGGGCGCGGCGACGATGCATGCGGTTGTGGGCCACCTGTTCATGAATGCCAACGGCATCGACCACCAGGTCGTGCCCTTCCGTGGCGGATCGAACGCACGGAATGCGTTAGTGGCCGACGATGTAACGGCCAGCTTCAATGGCAACCAGCTTGTGTCAGGCTTCGAGGATGACATTCGTGTGCTTGGCGTGCCGTCACTGGAGCGCGACCCGGCCAACCCCGACGTGCCGACCTTCGCGGAACAGGGTCTGGACGCCCTGAACGTGACGGGGCCGATGTGCCTTTACGGCCCGGTCGGCCTGCCCGATGAGGTGATGGAGGATGTCTCCGCCGCCGTCGCAGCGGTCGTCGAACTGGAAGGCTTCGGCCGTTTCATGGGTCGCTCCGGCCTGGCCGCGATGCACCTGACGCCGGAGGATGGGGCCGAGAACCTCAACCGCCTGATGGAGACGTTCGAGCCCGTGATCGCCGAGATCGCGGCGGCGCAGGAATAA
- a CDS encoding LysR family transcriptional regulator: MRTDTLKAFQTVVELGSLSSAARALNLSEPALSRRIQALEAELDLVLFDRSRRQLRPTEAGQAFLQEVQPILSGLNRISDFANDIRTGARRRLRLVSMPRLGAAITAPVVARFKASHPDVALSVDIQPRRFLETWITGQRFDIGLSSLPARHRDIDTRLLFELPAVAVLPVGHRLADAPSLSVEDLLAEDNFLTLGSGTLLRQQTETIFGHANAMLRPRLEVSQAHLACHLVALGAGVTICDPLVPTGFPEQLATVPIVPHYPMAFGMHFLRGHTLSDEALTLEGIVRARADEFIEELGITP; encoded by the coding sequence TTGCGCACCGACACCCTCAAGGCCTTTCAAACGGTGGTCGAGCTGGGGTCCCTCAGTTCCGCAGCCCGCGCCCTCAACCTGTCGGAGCCCGCCCTGTCGCGCCGCATCCAGGCCCTGGAGGCCGAGCTGGATCTGGTCTTGTTTGACCGGTCGCGCCGGCAATTGCGCCCGACGGAGGCCGGTCAGGCCTTCTTGCAGGAGGTTCAACCGATCCTGTCGGGATTGAACCGGATCTCCGATTTCGCCAACGACATCCGCACCGGCGCGCGGCGGCGGTTGCGGCTGGTGTCGATGCCGCGCCTGGGCGCCGCAATCACCGCGCCCGTTGTGGCGCGTTTCAAGGCCTCCCATCCCGATGTCGCGCTCAGCGTCGATATCCAGCCGCGCCGCTTCTTGGAGACTTGGATCACCGGCCAACGCTTCGACATCGGGTTGTCGAGCCTGCCGGCGCGCCATCGTGACATCGACACGCGCCTGCTGTTCGAGCTTCCTGCCGTGGCGGTGCTTCCCGTGGGCCACCGCCTGGCCGATGCGCCGTCGCTGAGCGTGGAGGACCTCTTGGCGGAGGACAATTTCCTGACGCTCGGCAGCGGCACGCTTTTGCGGCAGCAGACCGAGACGATCTTCGGCCATGCCAATGCGATGCTGCGCCCGAGGCTGGAGGTCAGCCAGGCGCATCTGGCCTGTCACCTCGTGGCGCTTGGCGCAGGCGTGACGATTTGCGACCCGCTGGTCCCAACTGGGTTTCCGGAGCAACTGGCCACCGTGCCGATCGTGCCGCACTACCCGATGGCATTCGGAATGCACTTTTTGCGCGGCCATACGCTCAGCGACGAGGCGCTGACCCTTGAAGGGATCGTGCGCGCGCGCGCCGACGAATTCATCGAAGAATTGGGTATCACCCCATGA
- a CDS encoding sulfite exporter TauE/SafE family protein: MDLTAILAMDPLILSAVLLAAFVTSIIHGGTGIGGGFLMAIVLAPLIGVVATVPVLAVALTISGVARVFFNRDALHWGAYRLVMITTIPGVILAALIYSNLNATAIAIILGTTILASVPVRHWAARRQIEAGPRALMGAGAVYGVASGASIGAGMLLIPFLTGHGLNRREFVGTLAAIALTMNITRTSVYGGTDMLGDGWFALGVLCGLATIPGNWVGQKVLRGMGEGWHKVAIDVLTVFGGLNFFRIAIMG, from the coding sequence ATGGACCTGACCGCGATCCTTGCGATGGATCCGCTGATCCTGTCGGCGGTGCTGCTGGCCGCCTTCGTCACCTCGATCATTCACGGCGGCACCGGGATCGGCGGCGGGTTCCTGATGGCCATCGTGCTGGCGCCGTTGATCGGTGTCGTCGCGACTGTGCCGGTGCTGGCCGTGGCCCTGACGATCAGCGGCGTGGCGCGGGTGTTCTTCAACCGCGACGCGCTGCATTGGGGGGCCTACAGGCTGGTGATGATAACGACGATCCCCGGCGTGATCCTTGCGGCGCTGATCTATTCGAACCTGAACGCCACGGCCATCGCGATCATCCTTGGCACGACGATCCTTGCCTCTGTACCCGTGCGCCATTGGGCCGCGCGGCGGCAGATCGAGGCCGGACCGCGCGCGCTGATGGGGGCGGGTGCGGTTTATGGTGTGGCTTCGGGCGCGTCGATCGGGGCGGGGATGCTGCTGATCCCGTTCCTGACGGGCCACGGCCTGAACCGGCGGGAATTCGTCGGAACGCTGGCGGCCATCGCGCTGACGATGAACATCACTCGCACGAGTGTTTACGGGGGAACAGACATGCTGGGGGACGGATGGTTCGCGCTTGGCGTGTTGTGCGGGCTGGCCACGATCCCGGGCAACTGGGTCGGCCAGAAGGTGCTGCGCGGTATGGGTGAGGGCTGGCATAAGGTGGCCATCGACGTGCTGACCGTTTTCGGGGGGCTCAACTTCTTCCGCATCGCGATCATGGGGTGA
- a CDS encoding alpha/beta fold hydrolase yields MSDLHVETRDGAPHLTFAHALGTGAWVWQPLLGHLPPDWGITTYDLRGHGQSGGAGDRMADHAADLTMLAPNGAWLVGLSIGGQIAMQAALDAPGRYAGLILCDTAPVIGSAEYYAARAARIRSEGMAPFAADQVKRWFAPAFAAAHPEVVAHAQARLAAQPVDGYLAACAAIGETDLSDDLSALDLPVLCLGGSEDVSTTPDTMCALARSLPRAEVRIIDGAGHLPLLEAPQAMADAIVEFITKDHATS; encoded by the coding sequence ATGTCTGATCTGCATGTCGAAACCCGCGATGGCGCACCACATTTGACGTTCGCCCATGCGCTTGGCACCGGGGCATGGGTCTGGCAGCCGCTGCTCGGGCATCTGCCGCCTGACTGGGGTATCACGACCTACGATCTGCGGGGCCACGGACAATCCGGGGGCGCAGGCGACCGGATGGCGGATCACGCGGCGGACCTCACCATGCTGGCCCCGAATGGCGCTTGGCTCGTGGGCTTGTCGATCGGCGGGCAGATCGCGATGCAGGCCGCGCTCGATGCGCCGGGGCGGTATGCAGGCCTGATCCTGTGCGACACCGCGCCTGTCATCGGATCGGCGGAGTATTACGCGGCCCGGGCCGCACGCATTCGGAGTGAGGGGATGGCCCCTTTCGCCGCCGATCAGGTGAAACGCTGGTTCGCGCCCGCCTTCGCTGCCGCCCATCCCGAAGTCGTGGCCCACGCACAGGCCAGGCTCGCCGCGCAGCCGGTCGACGGCTACCTCGCCGCCTGCGCCGCCATAGGCGAGACCGACCTGTCGGACGACCTGAGCGCGTTGGACTTGCCGGTGCTGTGCCTTGGCGGGTCCGAGGATGTCTCCACCACGCCCGACACGATGTGCGCGCTGGCCCGGTCCCTGCCACGGGCGGAGGTTCGGATCATCGACGGTGCGGGGCATCTGCCCCTGTTGGAGGCCCCGCAGGCAATGGCCGACGCCATTGTGGAGTTCATCACCAAGGATCACGCCACCTCATAG
- a CDS encoding GntR family transcriptional regulator, protein MTKSPAPASAYEQIRARILNGEIRPGDRLREVELADDLGLSRTPVREAIRRLEQDGIVEHAAHKGAVVRSLDQSSITELYTIREVLEGTAARLAAQHANSAEIDALEEVLATQPPESADLDAAEASRRNAIFHGAIGQAAHNRFLLSAMDGISSALTLLGPTTLSMQGRIDAARDEHRAILAAIAARDANRAEEAARAHIRAAHRARLRLIYEVA, encoded by the coding sequence ATGACAAAATCCCCGGCCCCGGCCTCCGCCTATGAACAGATCCGCGCCCGCATCCTGAACGGAGAGATCCGGCCGGGCGACCGCCTGCGCGAGGTGGAATTGGCCGATGATCTGGGCCTGTCGCGCACCCCGGTGCGAGAGGCGATCCGGAGGCTGGAACAGGACGGGATCGTCGAACATGCCGCCCACAAGGGCGCGGTCGTGCGCAGCCTCGACCAATCCTCGATCACCGAGCTTTATACGATCCGTGAAGTGCTGGAGGGGACGGCAGCCCGCCTTGCCGCCCAACATGCGAACTCGGCGGAGATCGACGCGCTGGAGGAGGTTTTGGCGACACAGCCACCGGAAAGCGCCGATCTGGACGCGGCGGAGGCCAGTCGCCGTAACGCGATCTTCCACGGGGCCATCGGGCAGGCCGCCCATAACCGGTTTCTGTTGTCTGCCATGGACGGGATTTCCAGCGCACTGACGCTGCTTGGGCCCACCACGCTTAGCATGCAGGGCCGCATCGACGCGGCGCGGGACGAACACCGCGCGATCCTCGCCGCGATCGCCGCGCGCGACGCGAACCGCGCCGAAGAGGCCGCGCGCGCCCATATCCGCGCCGCCCATCGGGCACGTCTGCGGCTGATCTATGAGGTGGCGTGA
- a CDS encoding SDR family NAD(P)-dependent oxidoreductase, which yields MDLELRGKAAVVTGGNAGIGRAIGRILAEEGCRVLLTGRNEETLASGKAEILDAGGEAHTMVADLYDDAVATKIQAAAIDALGQVDILVNNAGGSRPFGKDATEEQWDEALTLNFTRPRQIAHAFLEGMQNAGWGRIINITGKSEPEGVNGAFCAKAGIHSWAKGLSREVGNDGVTVNCIAPGRIMSDQIRRNYSPEYRAEQSRTEIPVGRYGEPEELANLAVFLSSPLAAYITGTMIAVDGGLRRYQF from the coding sequence ATGGATCTGGAACTGCGGGGCAAAGCGGCGGTTGTGACCGGCGGCAATGCGGGGATCGGGCGCGCCATCGGGCGTATCCTGGCCGAGGAAGGGTGCCGTGTGCTGCTGACGGGGCGCAACGAGGAAACACTCGCAAGCGGCAAGGCCGAGATCTTGGACGCGGGCGGCGAGGCCCATACGATGGTCGCCGACCTTTACGACGATGCGGTCGCCACCAAGATCCAAGCCGCCGCGATAGACGCGCTCGGGCAGGTCGACATCCTTGTGAACAATGCCGGCGGCTCTCGCCCTTTCGGCAAGGACGCGACGGAGGAGCAATGGGACGAGGCGTTGACGCTGAATTTCACGCGGCCCCGCCAGATCGCCCATGCTTTTCTGGAGGGAATGCAGAATGCAGGGTGGGGTCGGATTATCAACATCACCGGTAAGTCCGAGCCCGAGGGCGTGAACGGCGCGTTCTGCGCCAAGGCGGGTATCCATTCCTGGGCCAAAGGGCTGAGCCGCGAGGTCGGGAATGACGGAGTGACCGTCAATTGCATCGCGCCCGGTCGGATCATGTCGGACCAGATCCGCCGCAATTATTCGCCCGAATACCGCGCTGAGCAGTCGCGCACCGAAATTCCCGTCGGCCGCTACGGGGAGCCGGAGGAGCTGGCCAACCTGGCCGTGTTCCTGTCCTCGCCGTTGGCCGCCTATATCACGGGCACGATGATTGCGGTGGACGGGGGCCTGCGGAGGTATCAATTCTGA